Proteins from one Streptococcus mitis B6 genomic window:
- a CDS encoding peptidase U32 family protein, producing the protein MTKTLKRPEVLSPAGTLEKLKVAVQYGADAVFIGGQAYGLRSRAGNFTFEQMEEGVQFAAKYGAKVYVAANMVMHEGNEAGAGEWFRKLRDIGIAAVIVSDPALIMIAATEAPGLEIHLSTQASATNYETLEFWKELGLTRVVLAREVSMEELAEIRKRTDVEIEAFVHGAMCISYSGRCTLSNHMSMRDANRGGCSQSCRWKYDLYDMPFGQERKSLKGEIHEEFSMSAVDMSMIDHIPDMIENGVDSLKIEGRMKSIHYVSTVTNCYKAAVDAYLESPEKFEAIKQDLVDEMWKVAQRELATGFYYGTPSENEQLFGARRKIPEYKFVAEVVSYDDTTQTATIRQRNVINEGDQVEFYGPGFRHFETYIEDLHDAKGNKIDRAPNPMELLTIKVPQPVQAGDMVRALKEGLINLYKEDGTSVTVRA; encoded by the coding sequence ATGACAAAAACATTAAAACGTCCTGAGGTTTTATCACCTGCAGGGACTTTAGAGAAGCTAAAAGTAGCTGTTCAGTATGGGGCAGATGCTGTCTTTATCGGTGGTCAGGCCTATGGTCTTCGTAGCCGTGCAGGGAATTTTACCTTTGAACAGATGGAAGAAGGTGTCCAGTTTGCGGCTAAGTATGGTGCTAAGGTTTATGTGGCTGCCAACATGGTTATGCACGAAGGAAATGAAGCTGGTGCTGGTGAGTGGTTCCGTAAGCTACGTGATATCGGGATTGCCGCGGTTATCGTGTCTGACCCAGCCTTGATTATGATTGCAGCGACTGAAGCACCAGGTCTTGAAATCCACCTCTCTACCCAAGCAAGTGCCACTAACTATGAAACTCTCGAGTTTTGGAAGGAACTGGGCTTAACTCGTGTCGTTTTAGCGCGTGAGGTTTCAATGGAAGAATTGGCAGAAATCCGTAAACGTACAGATGTTGAGATTGAAGCCTTTGTCCATGGAGCTATGTGTATTTCCTACTCAGGTCGCTGTACGCTTTCAAATCACATGAGTATGCGTGATGCCAACCGTGGTGGATGTTCTCAGTCTTGCCGTTGGAAGTACGACCTCTACGATATGCCCTTTGGCCAAGAACGCAAGAGCTTGAAGGGTGAAATTCATGAAGAATTTTCAATGTCAGCCGTTGATATGTCTATGATTGACCATATTCCAGATATGATTGAAAATGGTGTGGACAGTCTAAAAATCGAAGGACGCATGAAGTCTATTCACTATGTTTCAACAGTAACCAACTGCTACAAGGCGGCTGTGGATGCATATCTTGAAAGTCCTGAAAAGTTTGAAGCGATCAAACAAGACTTGGTAGACGAGATGTGGAAGGTTGCCCAACGTGAATTAGCTACAGGATTTTACTACGGTACACCATCTGAAAATGAGCAGTTGTTTGGTGCTCGTCGTAAAATTCCTGAGTATAAGTTTGTCGCTGAAGTGGTTTCTTATGATGATACGACACAAACAGCAACTATTCGTCAACGGAACGTTATTAACGAAGGCGACCAAGTTGAGTTTTATGGCCCAGGTTTCCGTCATTTTGAAACTTATATTGAAGATTTGCATGATGCAAAAGGCAATAAAATTGACCGCGCTCCAAATCCAATGGAACT
- a CDS encoding G5 domain-containing protein produces MFLLHKAVKQEKGHGYLRKTKLGLLSGIVLTMALGSLFLNSVVSANEQSTNPTTSVQPSQPAGESSQNEFETSTSYAVKEAELKAKVEEVKALGITVNETPVENVGTANTLSEVNPLRKTAEEKVDAEIQSLESAKAEQAQADADRAKIEEIKNNHLIANYVNVKDKIASQVNSRLASDDVNKEMTLSNFTSSEGEVHYLNTGSVDVRTRKGVADALGHDVTTTDPHVTVKTGAANLPGLEELRARDSRAGYNGYIVEAKNGETFTYTVNLDPTSVLTSKYGVASIDTSLRLNYTLPEETKIYAIIRGQAILQEIFVKNLSRRVAGQSDLVKYTKTFTYKDAKGQEIPLDKLLSTILNEQAFGGKSVIKPSDVPEKKIKEFELRSPIGSTGQVLYELRRENSLIGENTISSSNYLNARMPRGQISAYLSQNTFTNKIPKVEIIDPDKALNSVSRDYHLVTYTEVQHKGKVTQKFVDEQGAEIRPSVTSEVKAVGEQITLTHPTDLDFENKRYTFKEQDKQDITEIIKGETVITYVYKQKYENNLPPVETETKIPITTTYVEDKTIDYGTEIVESNGSEGKIVTTTPKIVNELDGTVTDGKPTEKETPMVPKVVKVGTKPTVVETTIPYTTRYVEDSTKDKDYREVTRPGKAGKITTTTTYTLNPNTGAVTPNEPTTITEEAVEEVITVGTKPKVEAPKVEAPKVEAPKVEAPKVEVPKLKTPTEQSTKETSQTPTSVASKREELPNTGTENHANLVVLGLLGVLSGFGFLAHKKKEVEK; encoded by the coding sequence GTGTTTCTATTGCATAAAGCAGTAAAACAAGAAAAAGGTCATGGCTATCTCCGTAAAACTAAGTTAGGTTTGTTAAGTGGTATTGTCCTAACTATGGCTTTAGGGAGTTTATTTTTAAATAGTGTTGTAAGCGCTAACGAACAATCTACTAATCCAACAACAAGCGTCCAACCAAGTCAACCGGCAGGTGAAAGTTCACAAAACGAGTTTGAAACTAGTACATCCTATGCTGTAAAAGAAGCAGAGTTGAAAGCAAAAGTAGAAGAAGTGAAAGCGCTAGGTATCACTGTAAATGAAACACCAGTTGAAAATGTTGGTACAGCTAATACTCTTTCTGAAGTAAATCCGTTACGAAAAACTGCTGAAGAAAAAGTTGACGCTGAAATTCAGTCTTTAGAATCAGCAAAAGCGGAACAAGCTCAAGCTGATGCTGATCGAGCTAAGATTGAAGAGATTAAAAATAATCACCTTATTGCAAATTATGTCAACGTAAAAGATAAGATTGCAAGTCAAGTGAATTCAAGATTAGCGTCCGATGATGTTAATAAAGAAATGACACTCAGTAATTTTACTTCTTCTGAGGGTGAAGTTCATTATTTAAATACGGGCTCAGTAGATGTAAGAACTAGAAAGGGCGTTGCAGATGCTTTAGGTCATGATGTAACTACGACTGACCCACATGTTACTGTTAAAACTGGAGCAGCTAATCTTCCGGGTTTGGAGGAACTTAGAGCTAGAGATAGTAGAGCTGGCTATAACGGATATATTGTAGAAGCGAAAAATGGTGAAACTTTTACTTACACAGTGAATCTAGATCCAACCAGTGTATTAACATCTAAATATGGTGTTGCAAGTATTGATACAAGTCTCCGTTTGAATTACACTTTACCTGAGGAAACGAAAATCTATGCAATTATTCGTGGTCAAGCAATTTTACAAGAAATTTTCGTTAAGAACTTATCTAGACGGGTTGCAGGTCAATCGGACTTAGTTAAGTACACTAAGACATTTACTTATAAAGATGCTAAAGGCCAAGAAATTCCGTTAGATAAATTACTCTCTACAATATTAAATGAACAGGCTTTCGGTGGTAAATCTGTAATTAAACCATCAGATGTACCTGAGAAAAAAATTAAAGAGTTCGAATTAAGGTCACCTATTGGCTCAACAGGACAGGTACTATACGAGTTAAGGAGAGAAAATTCTCTTATAGGTGAAAATACGATTTCATCAAGTAATTATCTAAATGCGCGTATGCCAAGAGGACAAATATCTGCTTATTTAAGTCAAAATACCTTCACCAATAAGATTCCTAAGGTTGAGATAATAGATCCAGATAAGGCTTTGAACAGTGTATCTCGTGACTATCATTTGGTGACTTATACAGAGGTTCAACATAAAGGTAAGGTTACTCAAAAGTTTGTTGATGAACAAGGTGCTGAGATTCGACCGTCTGTTACAAGTGAGGTAAAAGCAGTAGGGGAGCAAATTACATTAACTCATCCGACCGATTTGGACTTTGAAAACAAGCGTTACACCTTTAAAGAACAAGATAAACAGGATATTACTGAGATTATAAAAGGTGAAACTGTCATTACCTATGTGTATAAACAGAAGTATGAGAACAACTTACCACCTGTAGAAACAGAAACAAAAATTCCAATTACAACAACTTATGTAGAAGACAAAACAATCGACTATGGTACGGAAATTGTTGAATCGAACGGTAGCGAAGGTAAAATTGTAACTACAACACCTAAAATTGTGAATGAACTTGATGGTACTGTAACTGACGGTAAGCCGACTGAAAAAGAAACTCCTATGGTACCAAAAGTGGTTAAAGTAGGTACGAAACCAACAGTTGTAGAAACAACCATTCCATATACAACACGTTACGTAGAAGATAGTACAAAAGATAAAGATTATCGTGAAGTAACAAGACCTGGTAAAGCTGGTAAAATAACTACTACGACAACTTATACCTTGAATCCTAATACAGGTGCAGTAACACCGAACGAACCAACCACGATTACTGAAGAGGCAGTAGAAGAAGTTATCACAGTAGGTACGAAACCAAAGGTTGAGGCACCAAAGGTTGAGGCACCAAAGGTTGAGGCACCAAAGGTTGAGGCACCAAAGGTAGAAGTACCAAAATTAAAGACACCAACTGAACAATCGACAAAAGAAACTTCACAAACTCCGACTTCTGTAGCAAGTAAGAGAGAGGAATTGCCTAATACAGGTACGGAAAATCATGCTAATCTTGTAGTCTTAGGACTTCTAGGAGTTTTGAGTGGATTTGGATTTCTGGCACACAAGAAAAAAGAAGTGGAGAAATAG
- a CDS encoding ATP-dependent nuclease, with protein sequence MFISTLQIRNFRNYESEIFRFDNETNTIIGENDSGKTNALTALRILLDDSYYYSSKTLKESDFFHGIQNGWQGHWIIISATFEGISEEEFDNEICASISLNSESQTILEELISNADKGVGSISLFIRPNKAIRKQLFDISTELDSHQFNEFRNSIRLSDYEFYYTSKSNLNFCINENYDKLVGRLNDNIASNPEEDDEALLGSRIDMSDIFKHISVVYVDALRDVLREMKNNRNPVKRIMETIESKISSDNVESLKTIIQQLNETITSVPEIRKIGENINRQLNSIIGSVYSPNLLSSTMSDDMGSLAKFLSMKPEQNIDLDLLGLGHLNMIYLALKIVEFEACRSRELLNIMLIEEPEAHIHHHIQKTLFEGLNLQKNYTQILMTTHSVHLAEVSEISRMNVLKSFNGKSIVMNPANNLNSFAKEKLKKNNLNLINAVERYLDVKRNGLLFSKGVILVEGDAEEILIPQIVKKLFGINLDELGIGLINVGSTSFEYIASLFDDDRIQRKCAIVTDLDEQAIPSEHRLYKSTAQEKGQARKEKLSSLFNENNWVNCFYANTTFEIEFLDVNKENILTYVSPIIDDAFKDKKTITAYKEEIQSEQYLERNLAMLKLANHVGKGWFAIELGEKIDFLIKIPKYILNAIAFACQEIVDLSIYKKILLHTIDLYEETTELSALSASLKTSDTADLNIAIISLLEYFGKDEDVVYLINQIENYTKILYAEVSK encoded by the coding sequence ATGTTTATATCTACTCTTCAAATTCGAAATTTTAGAAATTATGAATCCGAAATCTTTCGATTCGATAATGAGACAAATACTATTATAGGTGAGAATGATTCAGGGAAAACCAATGCTCTTACTGCATTGAGAATCTTATTAGATGATAGTTATTACTATAGTAGTAAAACACTGAAAGAATCAGATTTTTTTCATGGAATTCAAAATGGGTGGCAAGGGCATTGGATTATTATCTCTGCGACATTTGAAGGAATCAGCGAAGAAGAATTTGACAATGAGATTTGTGCTTCCATTTCTTTAAATTCTGAAAGTCAAACAATCTTAGAAGAATTGATTTCAAATGCAGATAAAGGTGTAGGTAGTATTTCTCTATTTATTAGACCTAACAAAGCTATTAGAAAGCAATTATTTGATATTTCCACTGAATTAGACTCTCATCAATTTAACGAATTTAGAAATTCTATTCGTCTATCCGACTATGAATTTTACTACACATCTAAATCAAATCTAAATTTCTGTATCAATGAAAATTATGATAAATTGGTAGGAAGACTCAATGACAATATAGCTAGTAATCCTGAAGAAGACGATGAAGCTCTTTTGGGCTCAAGAATTGACATGTCAGATATTTTCAAGCATATTTCGGTTGTTTATGTTGACGCTCTTCGAGATGTTCTTAGAGAAATGAAAAACAATCGAAACCCTGTCAAAAGAATCATGGAAACAATTGAATCAAAAATATCATCAGATAATGTTGAGTCATTAAAAACAATTATACAGCAATTAAATGAGACTATTACCAGTGTTCCTGAAATTAGGAAAATTGGCGAAAATATTAATCGGCAACTAAATAGCATAATTGGTTCAGTGTATTCTCCTAATCTTCTTTCCTCAACTATGTCAGATGATATGGGTTCTTTAGCAAAATTTCTTTCAATGAAGCCAGAACAAAATATCGACTTAGACTTACTAGGGTTAGGACATCTAAATATGATTTATTTAGCTTTGAAAATAGTCGAATTTGAAGCGTGTCGTTCAAGAGAACTACTTAATATTATGTTGATTGAAGAACCAGAAGCTCATATTCATCATCATATTCAAAAAACTCTGTTCGAAGGATTAAATCTTCAAAAAAACTATACTCAGATTCTCATGACCACACATTCTGTACATTTAGCTGAAGTGTCTGAAATATCTCGGATGAATGTATTAAAATCGTTTAATGGCAAATCTATCGTTATGAATCCAGCAAATAATCTGAACTCATTTGCTAAAGAAAAGTTAAAAAAGAACAATCTAAATCTAATAAACGCAGTAGAGAGATATTTAGATGTTAAAAGAAATGGATTGCTTTTTTCTAAAGGTGTTATCTTAGTTGAAGGAGATGCTGAAGAAATACTTATTCCTCAAATAGTAAAAAAATTATTTGGTATAAACTTAGACGAACTTGGAATAGGTTTGATTAATGTTGGTAGTACTTCGTTTGAATATATCGCTAGCTTGTTTGACGATGATAGAATACAGAGAAAGTGTGCTATTGTAACTGATTTAGATGAACAGGCAATCCCATCAGAACATCGATTGTATAAAAGCACTGCACAAGAGAAAGGTCAAGCAAGAAAAGAAAAATTATCCTCCCTTTTTAATGAAAACAATTGGGTTAATTGTTTTTATGCTAATACAACATTTGAAATTGAGTTTTTAGATGTGAATAAAGAAAATATTCTAACTTATGTCAGTCCAATTATAGATGACGCATTCAAAGATAAAAAAACAATAACTGCTTATAAAGAAGAAATACAAAGTGAACAATATTTAGAAAGAAATTTAGCGATGTTAAAACTAGCCAATCATGTTGGTAAGGGGTGGTTTGCAATTGAGTTAGGTGAAAAAATTGACTTTTTAATCAAAATTCCTAAGTATATTCTTAATGCTATTGCTTTTGCATGTCAGGAAATAGTAGATCTCTCAATTTATAAAAAAATTCTACTCCATACAATCGACTTGTACGAGGAAACTACAGAATTGTCAGCTTTATCAGCTAGTTTAAAAACAAGTGATACAGCTGATTTGAATATAGCAATAATTTCTTTATTAGAGTACTTTGGTAAAGATGAGGATGTTGTGTATCTAATCAATCAGATAGAAA